The segment aactgcATGTCATCGCGCATAATTGTCGCAGATGATGACCCTTCCATCTTTCCTCACAAAAATGTTGAGGAACATTGtgtaataaacaataaataataataaaatggtcAATATTTGCTGTGTTGTTTCCACTGTGGTGGGCCGGCAGATGTTGAATGAACTGCGTCACCTGTAAGCTGGTATAATCTCTGTAAGGTCATCCTTGTATTGTTCCAGTGCTTCCCTTGCAACCAGGGGCTCATTCAGACCTTCAAGGGCAGAGAGGTGAACCAACAGCTGGATGTGAAACACTGCTCCACTGGCCCAGTGCCTCAGAGACCTGGAGAAACAGACAAGACGATGTAACAAGTGCTAACCCACCGTGACATCACGCACTGATTTGTGAGCCTCCGTTTCTGCAGCCTTACATTTTGCAGTTGTTCTTCAATACTTTCCTGATCGAGAGAATAGTGTTTACTCACCTGGAGTCACAGTCTCCCCTCAGCATACACGTCTTCAGCTGAGTGAGGGTGAGGCTGAGCTGGCCCTCAAGTCTGACAGAGTCCTCAAACAGTCTCTTCTTGTTACTCAAGTTGATTCTACAGCGTTTCAGGTactcctccatcacctcctggACCCCCCCGACTCTCTCCTGGAGGTAGATAATGGCAATTaataactttttgttgtttcattttacttttgatTATTACTATCGTAAACATTCTGTTTCACTTCATCTCATCTGCAGCTTTGTCTTGTTATAGTCAAAGATTTGACAGTACTCGTATGCAGGCGTGCAAACATGGCTAACTAAAATATATCAGTGATTATACATAAGAATATGATCTGCTTTAATATTTCAGCAATACCTCCTGTTATTTTCAAACAGAGCTTTACCTGACAAGATGACAAAGTCGCCGACTTCCCTTTCACCCCCAATGACCGTCTTGATGATGAGTAAGCCATATCCATCACCAAGGTAACCACTAATCCTACCAAGCCAGCCAGACGTGGCTCATCTGAGAAGGTTGTCAGTCGCCCAATCAGATCTTTCAGGTAGGCAGGCGCCCGGTTCCCAATGTCGCCCTGCAGCTGGGTGAGGAGGAGAAATTAACGAAAAACGTTAAAGTAAATGGAGACTTAACTCCATTTTCTACAGCATAGTATGTCTTAGCATTTGTCTTAATAGAATCAAGATCTTGGGTGAGTAGATAGCGTTCTTATCTTTGAATAGCATCATTTTGCCTACATCACATTGATCCTTGCAGACCGTTGTATTGATCTGAAACCTCTTTACAAGGTGCAGCATTGCTAATACTGAGAGCTGCTTCATTTAGCACAGTCACTCTTTCTCGAACTGTCTCAAGGCAACAACGTCTTTCTCTTCTTCGTCTGGACGGATGTTAATGTGAAATCGATGAGCAGTTCACCAGCTAGGTCTGTTCAAGTCACTCTTCTCGTTGTGTCTTCGATgttttcctcatcatcatcatcatcaacatcattattattattagtagtagtagtgatgCACGCTGTCATGCTTTGATCCTTTAAATCTCATTAACCTGTTGCAGTTGTTCCTGGAGGCGGGTGCGAGAGTCAGAACTCTGATTGTGATTGGCCAGGAGGAGAGGATGGACCACTCCAAGGTCAGGTACAGCACCGGCTTCCAACATGGCATTGTAGAGGACGGAACCAATCGCATCCTTCACTTGAGAATACTCTTCTTCTGATGACAATAGCTGGCCCATGGTGACGTTTGTAGTAATTACTCATAATTTAGAGCATCATCTGAAAGAGGAAACAAGCACAAAATAAGAGTAGCAGTAAATACAGTGCATAACTAAAACTGTGCCCCATATAACCTACATCCTGTGATACCACTATTATTatagtgttttcttctttaggTTTTCATATTATtgaaagacacagagaagataaagaaaaaCCAACAGTAAAGACTTTGACAAAAGTTGTGAAACACGTGCCAAATATAGCTTTCGATCTTCGTCATCAACAGAATAGAACATTTTCCAAATAACCTCTAAAAAACTAACCCAAAAATTTCAGCAGCAGTGTAATCTATCTCTTCTGTCAATGTTGTAATATAATCTGTTTATGCCAGCCAGGTTCTTCTgcctctgcttctctcttctcttcctcccaaGTCCCCGCCTGCTGCAATAAAGAGATTAACCAAGACAACACAGCAGCTGAATACAGCGCAGCAGTAAACCTACACCGCCCCCTAGCTGCAGTGACTAAGAAATGCAACTATTCAGAAGCGCCAGAAAGAATTTGTCTTATCGTCGAGGTCAAACAGGGCCGGTCCTATGCATTTTGCTGcctcacaaacaacacagtggtgtctagaaacacatttttttagttACTGCTCAGACAAACAAACTTGTTTAccatgaaaaactgaaatacatATAATAATGACGGacaatgtaataatgtaatgtaatgtaatgtaatggac is part of the Solea senegalensis isolate Sse05_10M linkage group LG15, IFAPA_SoseM_1, whole genome shotgun sequence genome and harbors:
- the LOC122781404 gene encoding uncharacterized protein LOC122781404 codes for the protein MGQLLSSEEEYSQVKDAIGSVLYNAMLEAGAVPDLGVVHPLLLANHNQSSDSRTRLQEQLQQLQGDIGNRAPAYLKDLIGRLTTFSDEPRLAGLVGLVVTLVMDMAYSSSRRSLGVKGKSATLSSCQERVGGVQEVMEEYLKRCRINLSNKKRLFEDSVRLEGQLSLTLTQLKTCMLRGDCDSRSLRHWASGAVFHIQLLVHLSALEGLNEPLVAREALEQYKDDLTEIIPAYRRHKSNTVCVMKCRGGLPASCDPGEVPEEGSVTGLTVTDSETGKSVTLPLNAVETETGRRRRVSGPGNTVMPSSINLDLITSDQYTQAYLDYLFSDRGPVAELESYFNKTKDNLQTLTQPGCAEETGVREQRDGEQAQGIHAKEQREDGAKGDKQDGMEASGGQEETEESIQRDESLKLSITETKPEKSLHHGASTT